The Salmo trutta unplaced genomic scaffold, fSalTru1.1, whole genome shotgun sequence sequence cagtatttctacctacacatcatcatctgcacatctatcactccagtgttaataacactggatttttttattgtgttattgactgtgtgtttgtttattccatgtgtaactctgtgttgttgtttgtgtcacactgctttgctttatcttggccaggtcgcagttgtaaatgagaacttgttctcaactggcccacctggttaaataaaggtgaaataaatgtttttgtttataaaaaaaaatgtctgacatcaatgtgtgagCAACTACAATAATTGAATATGGTCAATTTCAAACATTTgtatataacataaacatactgttgacatgtaggctatggtgtaatggaatggtttgccttgtgtggtaggttttgtgggttttgacactcttatgtaggtgttataaccagccataaaataactcaatatatgtcacaacaggtccaAATATGTGTCataacagtgttatgaccatattataacaggctatgacaagttatgtcagctgttatgacatattatgacatggttatgactgtgtcATAATGTTTTATGACGCTGGATGTCAAGTACAGTGTTACCAAAGTGAGTCGTAAACAGCAAATGTGagtcaacaacaaacaacaacaactatgACGgtatcacattttttaaataacacaCTCTGATGCGGCATTTATATGCACCTCATTTACTTTCAATAAACCAAATTGAAACACAAATTATAGATGTGCTGTGTCCTGTTCTGATTTCATAATTCATACCCTATGAAATGATTTATCCCTCAGATGGTCTTCTCTGATACTAGTTGGCTGTGGCTGAGCTCCagatggggtcagggttagggtttggaCACGATTCCAATAATGGGTTGGCATGAACAGAGATTTTGCAATCTCTCCGATTTTCGGGAATCAGAACTGAAGCTGTGTCCAGCAAAATTCCCAGCGGTGGGCAGACAGGGGGTGAGTTCTCTCCTCAGCAGATATAAGGCCTTGGTCCTATAACTTCTCACGGAGTACATCGTCTTTACAGAGGAGACACAGCTCAACATACAAACTGATAAACAGATATTTCCATCAAAATGTGGTATGTTATACTTTTCATATTCTTTCCTCAACAAAACCCGGGTTGCCTGGCAAATGTTGCCATTGCAGTACCAATCCAAATGAATCTCTGAAATGTCTTTGGACAATGGATCTTTGTAAAATGGCAGGGAAACACAGCTACTTAAATCTTTCAAAAAACATTCAAATTGCTCTAGCTAGAGACCTTTTCTAAATATAGGTTAACAAGCAAGCCCAGAGACTTCCTAAGTAAAGGAACCGTTAGTTGTGGTACTAGTGAGTGTTTGGGCGCTGTCTGTCagttggctctgtgtgtgtgtactgtacttatGTGTTCCTTCTGTCCGCAGGTCATCCCTGGTAGTGCTCCTCGCGGCCTCCTGTGTCTGTCTGGAAcaggtcaaaatcaaaatcaaaatcaaaaccAATACCAAATCAATTGATGAGATGTCAGACAATTCAGGTAGCTATCTGTCTAACTGACACATAACCAACTCCCTGCCTTATGCCAATACGGGCTTACTTTTTCTGATTTAGATTGAAATGTCAACAAAGTGAGAGGGATGAAACGTtttcaaacaaaaacatgtacattttaaAGATCATTGACAACCTTTCTTGTCCCATGTCTATGTTAAGGTGGGTGTTAGTGACACCATTGATGCAGAATATCGCCCAAAAATATTGGACTTACACATTACACGTGTGTTTTCACACGTGCAATTTGTCTATTTCCGAAACATATTATATTTGCTGGCCCATTGTGACTGGTTCGTGTAAGGATATCACTCACATTTCAATTACACTGTCACTCTCATCGGATGTTCTGAAGCCAATCTTCACTATGGATCCCCTTACGCAACTCTGAGCTGAGCAGACACAAGCTGTTCCTATTCAGCCTGTTGGAGAATACAGTAGCTGTGGCCAAAATGAGGATGTCACCATCACTTTCAAGTGAGAACCTTGTTAAGTCTCACGGCTCACAGCTATTATCCCGATTATCTTAAAAATCGATTCAGCAGCGACACACATGAGATGACAGGGATCAAAGAGAAGGCAAGCAGGGAGGAAAGGAAGATCCTCAGTCTCAGCTTCCTCCAAGCTGGATGGTAAAATATGTCATTAGGAAAATCTACAGAGCATGAAAGCCTTGAAAAGTAAAATTCCTCAAAATCCATCAAATGTTTCAGGAAAATGTTTGAGAAGAGAAATGACACTAATTCCATCCTCATCTAGGTTTCTGCGTATTGTGACCTCCAAGGTAATTCTGTGAAAGCTAGCCTTGTCTGGCTCAAGTCATGACAACACTTATTTTTTTTTAGATAATAGTAGATGATTAATGAATTTACTGAACTTTTGTCAGGTCAAAGCTAAAAGGTTCCAGAAAAGCTACTACCAAATGCTATGTGTATTCAAGTGAATAGTGTTGATTTTAgcaaactcaaactcaaactaaAACCAAGGCTGGAATTGTATTGAGGCACATTTCATTTTTCTGCAATAATCTTTTATGGTTGTGTTTGAGTTGCACAGCAGTAAGTGCTAGGTGGTGCTGAGTTGGGGATGTTTTAACCATATAGAGATTGTATAGAAATAATGTTGTTGTGTTTCTTGCCCAGACCTGCGCTTCAGGCGTATGGTTGGGGGCACCCTGGCCCCTCATGTCCCCTGGCAGGCCATGGTCTATCTGAGTAAAAACGTCATGAACGGGGGCTTCGCTGGGGGAGCTCTAATCTCTGACCGCTGGGTCCTGACCGCTGGCAGGAACTTGTTTGTCAGGAAGAGTAGGCAGGACACCCAGGGGAAAGAACCAATCATCCCCAAGGTGTACCTAGGCATCACGCGATACTCCCAAGCCAATGACTCCAAAGAAGTTGCTGTAGAAAAGGTGAGCTAGTATACCCATTACCATCTCTTTCAAACAATATACAGACAATTCAGTATTTACAGCAAGCAGAACTGCACTGGGCTCTCTCACCTACATCATCATTTTCAGTCTTATAGGTAGTTAGAGCACAAATACAGTAGATCGTCAAAAAAAAGGTCCTATGAATTATTCCCTTCCCCTTCTAGGTGGTTCTGCACCCAGGCTTCCAGAGCGTGTCAGACTGGGACAACGACCTGGCTCTGATTCAGCTGAAGGAGCCATTCACCCTGAGCGAGGCTGTGATGCCCATCCCTCTGCCTGAGAGGGGTGAGGACCTGGCTGAGGCAGCCCAGGAGAAAGGCATCATCACAGGCTGGGGTTGGGGGGTCCACTTCACCCCCGCTGAGTCACTGAAACACCTGGTATTGCCTGTGGCATCGCATAGCTTCTGTAAGGCAGAGTACAACCGTGGTGGCAGCACTCCAACCATAGACGACAACATGTTCTGTACTGGAGACAGCAAGTACCAGGAGAATGTGTGCTTTGGGGATGCAGGCGGTGCCCTGGCAGTCCAGGACCCCAAAGACGGCAGAGTGTATGCTGCAGGGATCCTGTCCTTCGATAAGGCCTGTGCCGTGAGGAAATACGCTGTCTACATGAAGCTCTCTGCCTACATGCCTTGGATCAACAGTGTCCTCAGGGGTGACAGTGAGAAATCAGCCAGTCTCCGCTCCAGTGTAATGTCTGAGATGTTTTCGAGGCAGTTGTAGCCTCCACTCAGCACAGTTTCAGATATGAGAGCCGGGGCTCATAATCTCCATTATGCCTTTGCTAACAAAGTAATTTTCTGACTTGATCTTGTAAAACTCTCTCAAGTTTCGACTTTCATTGAGTGTGTGCCCCCGCCTGATTGAGTGTGTCTTCCGATGTTGATTTCAAAGGATTTTCAATAAATTAATCTCTCCTAAGAAGTTTGGTTTCCGATGTTTCACCTTATAACTTTTATTCACATTTTCTTCAACCCATTTTAGAATGCTGGGAAACATGTTTTAGATCATCTCTACAAGCTGGAACCTTAGAGCATGTTAGAGCCATTAAAACAAGTAGCCTACAGCTAGGACATGAGACGATTTTGAAGTTCATTTAAGTAATGGAATTATTAAGGAAAATTGTTATCTGGCCAAGGAGGATATTGTGTTGAGACCAGCAAGGGTTTTTTAGTAGATTTGTCATGAAAATCATTCAAGAAGGAAATAACTTGTTCTAAAATAGAGCTACATAAACGAGGGTCTAGAATCCCTCCCAGCAGGGGAATGGAGGTCATGTCACTCCTGGTTAGTGACTAATTTAAATACAGAAGACAAAAGGCTTGTCATCAACACTAGTTAATAGCTCTCTTGCTTTGGAGCAGCCTGCTGTACCACAATTTGTTCAGTTTCAACAAGAGATATCTCAGAAATGGTGCCGAAGAGtatggctgatgttttacatgCCCGTaatcaattgtgctattttgttcatttttttgtgttgtttgtaacttattttttaacttattttgtacataatgttgctgctaccgtctcttacgaccgaaaataacttctggacatcagaactgggattactcaccacggactggtagaagctttttcctttaatctCTATGtactaggggctatgtgggacgcatgCGTGGTACACCCTATGCGTGGTACAcccccctggtacaccctatcaacaacaggtgaaatatcaagagcgccaaatttgaaaacaattaaatgtcataattcaaatttctcaaaaatacaactatcttacaccctttgaaagataaacatctccttaatctaaccacgttgtccgatttcaaaaaggctttacggcgaaagcataaagttagattatgttaggagagtacattgacaatagctgtgtgtaatgttttgtcaattcaaagacaggcatcaccaaaagcagaaaaccagctaaaattatgcactaacctttgacaatctccatcagatgacactcctaggacattatgttagacaatacatgcatttttagttctatcaagttcatatttatatccaaaaacagcgttttactatggcgttgatgttgaggaaatcgtttccctccaataaccgccagtcaaatcagcacgacaaattaaataattactattcgaaaacattggtaaaatattatattgtcattcaaagaattatagatttacatctcttgaacgcaaccggattgccagatttaaaaataaccttactgggaaatcacactttgcaataatctgagcactgcgcccagaaaaatacgctttgcgatacagactaaccgccatgttggagagatctaaaatcgaaaatactatgtaaataatccattacctttgattctcttcatcagatgtcacttccaggaatcccaggtccataacaaatgtagttttgttcggaaaaagctcatcatttatgtccaaaaagctccgtgttgttagcacatgatctaagcccgccggacttctcttcatgaaagaagggagaaaaaatatttacgttcgttcaaacatgtcgaacgttgtatagcataaatcattagtgccttttttaaccagaacatgaataatattcaaggcggacgattgcattctcttttaaaacgtattggaacgagagtacccaacatgaactcgcgcgccagagtctaatcggccaccaccgttccaaggctcttgttcggtcagatctcacagtataagactcaaaacactttgtaaagactggtgacatctagtggaagccataggaagtgctcaacgattaataagcccctgtgtgtttcaatggcataggcttaaagtcaattcaacacatcaggtatccacttcctgtcagaatctgtctcagggttttgcctgccaaatgagttctgttatacttacagacaccattcaaacagttttagaaactttagagtgttttctatccaaatctaattatatgcatattctagttactgtgcaggagtagtaaccaaattaaatcgggtatgttttttatccggccgtgcaaatactgccccctatccccatcaggttaagagtttattcggaagataatggctctataaacactcttccgtggtgtcccgactttctagttaattacatttacatgattagctaatcaggtgatattaattacagagaaagtattttataggatagcatgtcatatcacttaatctggcataaCCAAAGACACgaaagcagagagggagagagcagaaagagagagagcagagaacagagagagagcagagagagcagagagagcagaaagagagagggagagagcagagagagcagagaagagagagaagagagagagggagcaggctgagagagcagagaacagagagagcagagaacagagagcaggctgagagagcagagagagcagagaacagagagaagagagagagggagcaggctgagagagcagagagagcagggaaagcaaagagcagagagagagagtgcagggaaagcagagagagagagcagagggagagagcagtgagagagagagcagagagagcagagggagagagagagagagcagagagagcagagagagcagagaacagagagcagagagagcagagggagagcagagagcagagaacagagagagcagagggagagagagcgcagagaacagagagagcagagggagagagagcgcagagagagggagcaggctgagagagcagagagagagagcagaaaacagagagagagaatagagagagagagcagagagcagtgagtgagaagagagcagagagagagcagagagagagagcagaaagagcagagagagagcaacagagcagagagcagagagagagaagagagagagagcagagagcacgctgagagagcagagagcaggcttagagagcagagcgagagcagagagcagagagagagagcagagagagagagcagagagagagagcagagagagagagcagagagagagagcagagagagcagagaaaagagagagagcagcagagcagagagagagagagcagagagagagcagcagagcagagagcagagagagagagcagaaagagcagagagagagcagggagcaggctgagagagagcagagagcagagagagagagagagcagagagagagcagagagagagagcagaaagaacagagagagagcagggagggcagagagagagcagagagagcagagaaaagagagagagcagcagagaaaagagagagagagagagcagagagacgagagagcagagagaacagagagcatagagagcaggaaaagcagagagcagagagagtgcagagagagcagagagagagcagggagcagagagagagcagagagtagagagagagcagagagtagagagagagcagagagagcagagatagtaaccctgcatcacaacactctgttgctatagtaaccctgcatcacaacaccctgttgctatagtaaccccgcatcacaacactgttgctatagtaacccaaCCCTGTGCTATAGTAACCCCgcatcacaacactgttgctatagtaacccgcATCACAAcacctgttgctatagtaaccctgcatcacaacacctctgttgctatagtgaccctgcatcacaacactctgttgctatagtgaccctgcatcacaacactctgttgctatagtggaccctgcatcacaacactctgttgctatagtgaccctgcatcacaacactctgttgctatagtgaccctgcatcacaacactctgttgctatagtgaccctgcatcacaacactctgttgctatagtaaccctgcatcacaacactctgttgctatagtaaccctgcatcacaacactctgttgctatagtgaccccgcatcacaacactctgttgctatagtgaccctgcatcacaacactctgttgctatagtaaccccgcatcacaacactctgttgctatagtgaccctgcatcacaacactctgttgctatagtaaccctgcatcacaacactctgttgctatagtgaccctgcatcacaacactctgttgctatagtaaccctgcatcacaacactctgttgctatagtaaccctgcatcacaacactctgttgctatagtaaccctgcatcacaacactctgttgctatagtgaccctgcctcacaacactctgttgctatagtgaccctgcatcacaacactctgttgctatagtaaccctgcatctcaacactctgttgctatagtaaccctgcatcacaacactctgttgctatagtaaccctgcatcacaacactctgttgctatagtaaccctgcatcacaacactctgttgctatagtaaccctgcatcacaacactctgttgctatagtgaccctgcatcacaacactctgttgctatagtaaccctgcatcacaacactcagttgtacatatttaattatttgtatttCAGTTCATATTTGTTTCATGTAACCAGTCGCAGGTTAACGTCAACCTGACAGAGACGATGTAAAACCAATAACTAaactgttttcacaattaacatgctttttcttgtttcaagtatgttttattatgaaaagtacaatatatccatgtatacttgtacaactatggagcgcatgtccacatataattgtacaatttgttattcaacataaaagacaacaaatgatcacattggtattttaacagtgttattgtaagagtttaaatgtttaaacagaggatacatctaaaacaggataaaacaagtgcagtatgttgtgagaatgttactttaacgtcgactcataacgtcacactataacgtcatgggagtcttgtggaaagactaacggtgttattgtaagaggtcatgggtcaaggtcctcacaattataggaagatgcgcatgtgtgtgtgtgagagtgtgtcctgtgtgtgtatgtgtcctgtttgtgtgtgtgtgtgtgtgtgtgtccagtgtgtgtgtgtgtgtgtgtgtgtgtgtgtccagtgtgtgtgagtccagtgtgtgtgtgtgtgtgtgtgtgtgtgtgtgtgtgtgtgtgtccagtgtgtgtgtgtgtgtgtgtgtgagtccagtgtgtgtgtgtttgtttgtctagcgtgtgtgtttgtccagtgtgtgtgtgtgtgtgtgtgtgtgtttgtccagtgtgtgtgtgtgtgtgtgtgtgtgtgtgtgtttgtccagtgtgtgtgtgtgtgtgtttgtccagtgtgtgtgtgtgtgtgtgtttgtgtgtgtccagtgtgtgtgagtccagtgtgtgtgtgtgtgtgtgtgtccagtgtgtgtgtgtgtgtgtgtgagtccactgtgtgtgtttgtttgtctagtgtgtgtgtgtgtgtgtgtgtttgtccagtgtgtgtgtgtgtgtgtgtgtgtgtgtgtgtgtgtttgtccagtgtgtgtgtgtgtgtgtgtgtgtgtgtgtgtgtttgtccagtgtgtgtgtgtgtttgtgtttgtccagtgtgtgtgtgtgtttgtccagtgtgtgtgtgtgtttgtccagtgtgtgtgtgtgtgtccagtgtgtgtgtgtgtgtgtccagtgtgtgtgtgtgtgtccagtgtgtgtgtgtgtgtgtccagtgtgtgtgtgtgtgtgtccagtgtgtgtgtgtgtgtgtccagtgtgtgtgtgtgtgtgtttgtttttgtccagtgtgtgtgtgtgtgtgtgtttgtccagtgtgtgtgtgtgtgtgtgtgtttgtccagtgtgtgtgtgtgtgtgtgtgtgtttgtccagtgtgtgtttgtccagtgtgtgtgtgtgtgtgtgtttgtccagtgtgtgtgtgtgtgtgtgtgtgtgtgtgtgtttgtccagtgtgtgtgtgtgtgtgtgtttgtccagtgtgtgtgtgtgtgtgtgtgtgtgtgtttgtccagtgtgtgtgtgtgtgtgtgtttgtccagtgtgtgtgtgtgtgtgtgtgtgtttgtccagtgtgtgtgtgtttgtccagtgtgtgtgtgtgtgtgtttgtccagtgtgtgtgtgtgtgtgtttgtccagtatgtgtgtgtgtgtgtgtgtgtgtccagtgtttgtgtgtgtgtgtgtgtccagtgtgtgtccagtgtgtgtgtgtgtgtgtccagtgtgtgtgtgtgagtccagtgtgtgtgtgtgtgtgtccagtgtgtgtgtgtgagtccagtgtgtgtgtgtgtgtgtgtgtttgtctagtgtgtgtgtccagtgtgtgtgtgtctgtgtatccagtgtttgtgtgtgtgtgtgtgtccagtgtgtgtgtttgtccactttgtttgtccagtgtgtgtgtgtgtgtgtgtatttttgtttgaccagtgtgtgtgtgtgtgtgcccagtgtgtgtgtgtgtgtgtgtgtgtgtgtccagtgtgtgtgtgtgtgtgtgtgtgtgtgtccagtgtgtgtgtgtatgtgtgtgtgtgtatgtttttgtccagtgtgtgtgtgtgtgtgtgtgtttgtgtgtccagaatgtttgtgtgtgtttgttcagtgtgtgtgttgagagtgtgtgtgtctattttgtgtccagtgtgtgtgtgtgtgtgtgtgtgtgtgtgtgtgtgtgtgtgtgtgtgtgtgtgtgtgtgtttgtgtgtccggtgtgtgttgagtgtgtgtgtccattttgtgttcagtgtgtgtgtgttgagtgtgtgtgtgttcagtgtgtgtgtgtgtgtgtgttcagtgtgtgtgtgtgtgttcagtgtgtgttcagtgtgtgtgtgtgtgtgtgtgtgtgtgtgtgtgtgtgtgtgtgtgtccagtgtgtgtgtgtgtgtgtgtgtgtgtgtttgtgtgtgtgtccagtgtgtgtgtgtgtgtgtttgtgtgtgtgtccagtgtgtgtgtgtgtgtgtgtgtgtgtgtgtgtgtgtgtgtgtgtgtgtgtgtgtccagtgtgtgtgtgtgttcagtgtgtgtgtgtgtgtgtgtgcgtgtgtgtgtgtgtgtgtgtgtgtgtgtgtgtgtgtgtgtgtgtgtgtgtgtgtgtgtgtgtgttcagtgtgtgtgtgtgtgtgtctagtgtgtggtgGTGTATCACTGACAGAGGGACACTGAGTCACCAACATTataaaccctaaaccctggatagaggggctcagtgaatgtggaggtgaatgtgatcaggtgggtcagtgtgtcagaggaggctctatagaaggacagagtgccggctggccagtccagatacactcctactctgtgggggcTGGAGGGgcggacgtctatggtagtggagTTAGTATTGTGCCTGGCAATGTATCTGTTGTCatagcagaacagactccaggacttgtcattgtgtCCAAGACAACAGTCCTCACCCAATCCTCTCCtgttgattcctttatatgtcactcctataacagcccccccactccactctacctcccagtaacagcgcccagtcagaccctctctacacagaacctggta is a genomic window containing:
- the LOC115186339 gene encoding haptoglobin-like, producing MWSSLVVLLAASCVCLEQVKIKIKIKTNTKSIDEMSDNSDLRFRRMVGGTLAPHVPWQAMVYLSKNVMNGGFAGGALISDRWVLTAGRNLFVRKSRQDTQGKEPIIPKVYLGITRYSQANDSKEVAVEKVVLHPGFQSVSDWDNDLALIQLKEPFTLSEAVMPIPLPERGEDLAEAAQEKGIITGWGWGVHFTPAESLKHLVLPVASHSFCKAEYNRGGSTPTIDDNMFCTGDSKYQENVCFGDAGGALAVQDPKDGRVYAAGILSFDKACAVRKYAVYMKLSAYMPWINSVLRGDSEKSASLRSSVMSEMFSRQL